From Daucus carota subsp. sativus chromosome 6, DH1 v3.0, whole genome shotgun sequence, the proteins below share one genomic window:
- the LOC108224714 gene encoding myosin-2 — protein MLSVSPSMIARSSMEEMLDSLRRREEVDRPRDLPPKLPSRPVSKARRPSSKRPLPNDFENSSAALSCVKKDSRGGSFDAKKNGTLEEARKQVLLGTLKVQKCFRSYQDRRYFLELKRGVISLQSFVRAANARRKYDCLINQRELVVQKTNEQERIVLQLQAVIRGWLARKQAKILQNLEKLDQCNPGSVHSPSRRKSDVKEMPQVSKKALPLSVEELQKRVLKAEMNLEKKEQENAALRNQVQQYEARWLEYEGKMKLMEDMWQKQTSSLQMSLAAVKRSLSNNTSNQSRRQEDLTEFGAVRQSNGNGNPVCHLMKEFEQRKHTFNDEVKAIVESGNSAYADPDKDLRNLKNKFETWMKDYKARLREAKVKLHKIGVSDAEAGHRKWWRGMSKRR, from the exons ATGTTGTCTGTGTCGCCATCTATGATAGCTCGGAGCTCGATGGAGGAAATGCTGGATTCTCTCCGGCGGAGAGAGGAAGTTGACAGGCCAAGAGACTTGCCGCCCAAGCTGCCGTCTCGGCCGGTCTCCAAGGCTCGCCGGCCTTCGTCTAAGCGCCCGCTGCCTAATGATTTCGAAAACTCCTCTGCTGCTCTCAGTTGTGTGAAAAAGGATTCAAGAGGTGGCAGTTTTGATGCCAAAAAG AATGGAACATTGGAGGAAGCAAGAAAACAGGTTCTGCTAGGCACACTTAAGGTGCAGAAATGCTTTCGTTCTTATCAGGATCGTCGTTACTTCCTTGAGCTGAAACGAGGGGTGATATCGCTTCAATCAT TTGTCCGTGCTGCAAATGCTAGAAGGAAGTATGATTGTCTCATTAATCAAAGGGAACTGGTTGTTCAGAAAACAAATGAGCAGGAAAGGATTGTTCTACAATTACAAGCAG TAATACGTGGATGGCTGGCTAGAAAACAGGCTAAGATATTGCAGAATCTGGAAAAATTGGATCAATGTAACCCAGGTTCTGTTCACAGTCCAAGTAGGAGGAAATCTGATGTCAAG GAGATGCCACAAGTAAGCAAAAAGGCTCTGCCTTTATCTGTGGAAGAGCTTCAAAAGAGGGTTTTGAAGGCAGAGATGAACCTAGAgaaaaaagaacaagaaaatgCAGCACTGCGAAATCAAGTGCAGCAATATGAAGCTAGGTGGCTGGAATATGAAGGCAAAATGAAATTGATGGAAGACATGTGGCAAAAGCAGACATCATCGTTACAA ATGAGCCTGGCTGCAGTGAAAAGAAGTCTTTCTAATAACACCTCCAATCAGTCCAGGAGGCAAGAGGATCTGACGGAGTTTGGAGCAGTACGGCAATCTAATGGCAATGGCAATCCAGTGTGCCACCTGATGAAAGAGTTTGAGCAACGAAAACATACTTTCAATGATGAAGTGAAAGCTATTGTGGAGTCAGGGAACTCAGCTTATGCAGACCCTGATAAAGACCTTCGAAACCTGAAAAACAAATTTGAAACATGGATGAAAGATTACAAGGCTCGTTTACGGGAGGCCAAGGTGAAGCTTCATAAAATTGGAGTCTCAGATGCTGAAGCAGGTCATCGCAAATGGTGGCGAGGGATGAGTAAACGACGTTAG
- the LOC108225952 gene encoding uncharacterized protein LOC108225952, translating into MAKNRCKKNKKYGPTSMDITTPDALEDVPQAMDTSETVVDDETHNDSIRKVKKRVQMKRKQKVRKMKAIARAVAKTERKATKILNKESKKLRTQSAKKLYD; encoded by the exons ATGGCGAAGAACAGGTGCAAAAAGAATAAGAAGTATGGTCCCACATCAATGGATATTACCACTCCAGATGCACTGGAAGATGTGCCTCAAG CTATGGACACGTCAGAAACTGTAGTTGACGATGAAACTCATAATGATTCCATCAG AAAAGTTAAGAAGCGGGTGCagatgaaaaggaagcagaAAGTCCGGAAGATGAAAGCCATAGCAAGAGCTGTAGCTAAAACCGAAAGGAAAGCTACCAAGATTCTGAACAAAGAAAGCAAGAAATTGCGGACTCAATCTGCGAAAAAGCTATATGACTGA
- the LOC108226838 gene encoding uncharacterized protein LOC108226838 has protein sequence MTISVRLALSIAVVFSMVIMVTFSPQHTMDITISRVRLIWRPVASWLRPPYLYLVINCIIITIFASSKLHEHHRDYSEPVRLFPTDDHCVGEDQRELVDLPQSSTGVECVEFSDEAPGNENDSLPTTRIITCVNDVQVVDSDNANVRCSDEGTAKGANVETWKLPGSESFIHPKDVQLHTQGRKKLGAQKPEKEFKTLESTWKAITDGRPMPTTHHYSGGNLQDPRNMIKSEIFNQQASSNRNNISRTLEGSSGWGKLRRDPSLGQDELNKRAEEFISRFKEDMRLQRKESLRQYVEMINSGAY, from the exons ATGACAATATCAGTAAGATTGGCCTTAAGTATTGCAGTTGTGTTTTCCATGGTGATTATGGTGACATTCTCTCCGCAGCATACAATGGACATTACAATCTCCAGAGTTCGATTAATTTGGAGGCCTGTGGCGTCTTGGCTTAGGCCTCCGTATCTCTATCTCGTGATAAATTGTATTATCATCACTATTTTCGCGTCCTCAAAGCTTCATGAGCATCACCGCGACTACTCTGAGCCTGTCAGATTATTTCCTACAGATGATCATTGTGTGGGTGAAGATCAGAGGGAGTTGGTAGACTTACCGCAGTCTTCAACAGGGGTTGAGTGTGTGGAATTTTCAGACGAAGCGCCTGGGAATGAGAACGACAGTCTTCCAACGACTAGGATTATAACATGTGTGAATGATGTACAAGTGGTTGATTCTGATAATGCTAATGTAAGGTGTTCTGATGAGGGCACCGCCAAGGGTGCAAATGTTGAGACATGGAAGTTGCCGGGGTCAGAGAGCTTCATTCACCCGAAAGATGTCCAACTCCATACTCAAG ggAGAAAGAAATTGGGAGCTCAAAAGCCTGAGAAGGAATTTAAAACCTTGGAGAGCACTTGGAAGGCTATTACAGATGGGCGTCCAATGCCAACAACTCACCATTACAGTGGTGGAAACTTGCAGGATCCTCGTAATATGATCAAATCTGAGATATTCAACCAGCAAGCAAGCAGCAACCGGAATAACATATCAAGGACACTAGAAGGATCATCCGGCTGGGGAAAGCTCAGAAGAGATCCTTCCCTGGGTCAGGACGAGTTAAACAAGCGAGCTGAGGAGTTTATCAGTAGGTTTAAAGAGGATATGAGACTGCAGAGAAAGGAGTCACTGAGACAGTATGTGGAGATGATCAACAGCGGTGCATATTAG
- the LOC108224833 gene encoding uncharacterized protein LOC108224833 has product MNLNIYNMNRGQLTLLGSTICVMLSVLFSIKLLLAHLSNWKKPKEQKAIVVIILMAPIYAVDSYVGLLDFRGSEAFFMLLDSIKECYEALVMAKFLALLYTYLNISISKSIVPDEVKGREIHHSFPMTLFQPHSVRLNHKTLKLLKYWTWQFVAIRPVCSILMIALQLLDIYPAWISWTFTIILNISVSLALYSLVLFYHVFAKELAPHNPLAKFLCVKGIVFFCFWQGIVLEMLVAAGIIQSHHIWLDVVHIQQAYQNILVIVEMVFFSIFQMSAYSAAPYAGMKDKKTD; this is encoded by the exons ATGAATTTAAATATCTACAACATGAACCGTGGACAATTAACCCTGTTGGGATCCACCATATGTGTGATGCTTTCTGTGCTTTTTAGCATAAAGCTTCTGTTAGCACATCTCTCAAACTGGAAGAAGCCAAAGGAGCAGAAAGCTATAGTTGTTATCATTCTGATGGCTCCAATCTATGCGGTGGACTCCTACGTTGGTTTGTTGGACTTCCGTGGGTCTGAGGCTTTCTTTATGTTATTGGATTCGATCAAAGAATGTTATGAGGCATTG GTGATGGCCAAGTTCTTGGCTTTGTTATATACATATTTGAACATATCAATAAGCAAAAGCATAGTGCCGGACGAGGTTAAAGGACGAGAAATCCACCACTCTTTTCCAATGACTCTTTTTCAG CCTCACTCTGTCCGTCTGAACCATAAAACACTTAAGCTGCTTAAGTACTGGACGTGGCAGTTTGTAGCAATTCGACCTGTGTGCTCCATATTGATGATAGCTCTTCAACTTCTTGATATCTATCCTGCTTGGATCAGCTGGACATTTACCATCATATTAAACATTTCAGTTTCATTGGCATTATACTCCTTGGTACTTTTTTACCACGTCTTTGCTAAGGAGCTTGCACCACATAATCCACTTGCCAAGTTCTTGTGTGTAAAAGGGATTGTCTTTTTCTGTTTCTGgcag GGAATTGTGCTTGAGATGCTAGTTGCAGCGGGCATAATCCAGTCGCATCATATCTGGCTTGATGTTGTCCACATACAGCAAGCATATCAAAATATACTGGTAATAGTGGAAATGGTTTTCTTCTCCATCTTCCAGATGTCTGCATACAGTGCTGCACCTTATGCAGGTATGAAAGACAAGAAGACAGACTGA